In Phyllostomus discolor isolate MPI-MPIP mPhyDis1 chromosome 3, mPhyDis1.pri.v3, whole genome shotgun sequence, a single genomic region encodes these proteins:
- the LOC114505396 gene encoding serine/threonine-protein kinase PAK 1-like: MGNTSTMIGAGSKDAGTLNHGSKSLAPNPEKKKKKHRFYRSILPADKTNKKKEKERPEISLPSDFEHMIHVGFDAVTGEFTGMPEQWARLLQTSNITKSEQKKNPQAVLDVLEFYNSKKTSNSQKYMSFTDKLSEDYNSSNTLNVKTVSEIPAVQLVSEDEDDDDDATPPPVIAPHPEHTKSVYTWSMIEPIPVTPTRDVATSPISPTESNTAPLVVFCNNTTPPDALARNTEKQKKKPKMPDEEILEKLRSIVSVGDPKKKYTRFEEIGQGASGTVYTAMDVATGQEVAIKQMNLQHQPKKELIINEILVMRENKNPNIVNYLDSYLVGDELWVVMEYLAGGSLTDVVTETCMDKGQITAVCCECLQALEFLHSNQVIHKGIKSGNILLGMDGSVKLTDFGFCAQITPEQSKWSTMVGTPYWMALEVVTRKAYGPKVDIWSLGIMAIGMIEGEPPYLDENPLRALYLIATNGTLELQNPEKLSAIFRDFLNRCLEMYVKKRGSAKELLQHQFLKIAKPLSSLTPLVAAAKEATKNNH, from the exons atggGAAACACCAGTACTATGATTGGAGCTGGTAGCAAAGATGCTGGAACCCTAAACCATGGTTCCAAATCTCTGGCTCCGAatccagagaagaagaaaaagaagcaccGATTTTACAGATCCATCTTACCTGccgataaaacaaataaaaagaaggagaaggaacgGCCAGAGATTTCACTCCCTTCAGATTTTGAGCACATGATTCACGTTGGGTTTGATGCTGTCACAGGGGAGTTTACTGGGATGCCAGAGCAGTGGGCCCGCTTGCTTCAGACATCAAATATCACTAAGTCGGAGCAAAAGAAAAACCCTCAGGCTGTCTTGGATGTATTGGAATTCTATAACTCAAAGAAGACCTCCAACAGCCAGAAGTACATGAGCTTTACAGATAAATTATCTGAGGATTATAACTCTTCTAACACTTTGAATGTGAAGACTGTGTCTGAGATCCCTGCAGTGCAACTGGTTTCAGAAGATGAAGATGACGATGATGATGCTACACCCCCTCCCGTGATTGCTCCACACCCAGAGCACACAAAATCTGTATACACATGGTCTATGATTGAACCAATTCCTGTTACTCCAACTCGGGATGTGGCCACATCTCCCATTTCACCTACTGAGAGCaatact gccccccttgttgtgttctgtaacaataccacTCCTCCAGATGCTCTGGCCCGGAATActgagaagcagaagaagaagccTAAAATGCCTGACGAAGAGATCTTGGAGAAATTACGGAGCATAGTGAGTGTGGGCGATCCTAAGAAGAAATATACACGGTTTGAGGAGATTGGACAAGGTGCTTCAGGCACCGTGTACACTGCAATGGATGTGGCCACTGGACAGGAGGTAGCCATTAAGCAGATGAACCTTCAGCATCAGCCGAAGAAAGAGCTGATTATTAATGAGATCCTGGTCATGAGGGAAAATAAGAACCCAAATATTGTGAACTACTTGGACAGTTACCTCGTGGGAGATGAGCTGTGGGTTGTCATGGAATACTTGGCTGGAGGCTCTTTGACAGATGTGGTGACGGAAACCTGCATGGACAAAGGCCAGATCACAGCTGTTTGCTGTGAGTGCCTGCAGGCTTTGGAGTTTCTGCATTCCAACCAGGTCATTCACAAAGGTATCAAGAGTGGCAACATCCTGTTGGGAATGGATGGCTCTGTCAAGCTCACTGATTTTGGGTTCTGTGCCCAGATCACCCCAGAGCAGAGCAAATGGAGCACCATGGTGGGGACTCCATACTGGATGGCTCTGGAGGTGGTGACACGGAAAGCCTACGGGCCCAAGGTTGACATCTGGTCCCTGGGCATCATGGCCATCGGAATGATTGAAGGGGAGCCCCCATACCTCGATGAAAACCCTCTGAGAGCCTTGTACCTCATTGCCACCAATGGAACGCTGGAGCTTCAGAACCCAGAGAAGCTGTCAGCTATTTTCCGAGACTTTCTGAACCGTTGTCTTGAAATGTATGTAAAGAAGAGAGGTTCTGCTAAAGAGTTGCTACAGCATCAGTTCCTGAAGATTGCCAagcccctctccagcctcactcCACTCGTTGCTGCAGCAAAGGAGGCAACTAAGAACAATCACTAA